The genomic segment AAGGCTTGAAGGCAAGGTACAATTTGTTGTAAGCCTTTAGAAGCTACTTACCCACTTCCTCTGTGATGTCCTCTGAAGATCTCCTTTTCTCTTAAGTTTGAAATGGTGAGCAGTTAAACATTGAGTATAGGAAAAAAGCTCTGTGAATATGtttataaaggttaaaaaaattacactGCATCAGTTTTTAACAGGATTATTGACATCACAACCAATGAAGATGATTTGTAAACTTAGGATGGAGAGAACTGAAAATTGCTTAAAATGGGATGTTAGATGCATGCTTTTATTGAGACTGAATTTTGGCTCTACTACCCATTAAAAAAGTGTAGTTTGTTTTCAAGTGCACATCAGCTGTTTAGTAAACTTACATGTCTGAATGTTCAGCACAGATGCACaatttccttctctcccctctgtgTAAAAAGGTACAAGTaacctctgttttttttaaaaaaaaaaacaaacttgtggtttccataatgtatcaatattatcCACTTAATCCCTGGTactatttcttttctctaaaatacTAGCAGCTGGCTGAGAAGGCAAATATTACTGGCATGGTATGTATCCCAGTTGGCCAAGCATTATAGGGAGTGCTAACTAGCAAGGTGGGGCACCCTGTAGGCTTACTGAACACCAAAAAATGAGCATATCAACGTCCTGAGGATAACTGACTGATGTGGTTTAGGTCTATTTCTGGGAAATTAGCCCATGAAGCTCAATGCTGACCTTTCATGTTATCTTTATGATTACATGACTTTTCCTTTCACTCTTTACTTTTCGACTCCTGACCTTAAACCTGGAATAGAGAAAGAGGAAGATTTTTATTGGTGGCACTAAAAAGTGACAAGATAAAGTAAAACAGGTTAACTTCAGTTAACAAAGGAAGCACAATAATTTCACCAAAGGTAGCAAGTATTGGCTACAGAGTATCCATGCCACTGTTACTACATTTGAATCTCTTTGAAAATCATGAGACAGTCCTGGGTATCGTATAGCTGGGTCCTTGCACAATGTATGCTTCTCTGTAAGGCTACCTGTGATTTATTTGCACTTAAGTTACTTTCTTAgtaagttacaaaaaaaaatgagcaaactaGATAagtttgcatttcagtttttaaaagttcagttaACAGTAGTCAAAACATTAAAGCCAAGTAAATATCCAGTAAAATTCTTATCTCTAGAAGCCGACTACAGGAGCTATTAATCACTTTTAGGTCTTTCTTGTTACTGGATGTATGTCTCTTTTGGAGACCACTGAAATCTATGTTCATGGGATGTTTCAAGTCTGAGCCAGTGTGGTTCCTATACCACCTGTGTGCTCCTGCTGCCTAGCACCTGACCTGTCCATCGTGGGGCTGGAGAATGGTCCTTGGACTGCTCCTCCGAAGAAATGTGCTTGAAACTGTCCTGCTGATACGCTGTGTTCCTGTCCTGTGTCTTTCTGCAGACTCAGATTGTGTCAGATTTTGGCCTGTTGAGTCTCACTAGTTTGATCGTCCTGTTGAACCCAAAGCACTGTGTActgtcattaaatatttaacCTGAAAAGTATGACAACAACTactaatttttcctttgtttttcagaaatgtgtTACAGACGAGTGTTTCTTTTTTGAACGATTGGAATCTAATAACTACAATACTTACCGGTCAAGGAAATACTCCAGTTGGTATGTGGCACTGAAGCGAACTGGGCAGTATAAACTTGGACCCAAAACAGGACCTGGGCAGAAAGCTATACTTTTTCTTCCAATGTCTGCTAAGAGCTGATCTTAATGGCAGCATCTGATCTCATTTCATATACCTCATGAAAGAAgaggtatattttagaaatttgttgatgaaaggaaaagaaaaatgtatacagCTATCTGCTCAGTTTACGTAACTGGTCAGATAACCTTTTATCTAACAGTAAAATATTTAACCATTGCCttagtaaaacaacaacaacaaaaattcctgGAAAATGCATAGACTTCCACTTTTTATATAGAATTTGCCTTTATCCAGTGAAGCTTACTTATAGCTACAATCTTTTTCatacatttgcttcatttgaaaagaggcttttaaaatgtgcatacgTACAAACAAGTTTTCTTCATGGAAATCACAGACATTAGAAAATTTAAGTCAGATATTgttaacccaaatgtccactacTTCTTATAATACGGCACACATTAATCTATAGGTACAatttacttaaacattttaaaaccatgtaaatataaatttaatccaTGCCTGTCATAGTTTTATAACTGTCTGGCAGTTCCTTGTGATAGATTTTATAGAACAAGCCTGTGTAAACTGCTGGAAGTTCTTCCATGGTCAGATCAATCTTGTCAAACCCTTCTCTGTATCCATACAGCAGCAGCCTAGCAACTCTGCTGGTGATCGGAGTTGTATTTTCAGTCTTGACTAGGTCACTGAGATCCATCCACTCACACCTTAAGCATTCATGCTGGCAGAAATTTATGGTGAATGAATATGGCTTTAGGCGGCAGATAATATACATATCTGACTTTCCAAAAGCTCCAGGATGGGTGTGCTGTTGCCGAATACTCAGGAGGGACCTGAATTCTGACTTTATACCGGTCTCTTCAAAAACTTCTCGAACTGCTGTATGTCCTACATAGAAGAAAATGTACAAATCAATAAGGATCACATTTTTAGGAATTTAATCATCAAAGATTTTCAAGAAGCATTTTCTAAATGCTCAGAAAGCACAACTTTACcctaagaaaataaagttttcaatGTAAACTCTTTGCCTCACTGGACATCCTGAAGTACCGAAGTATTTTCTTACCAATGTATATCTAAGAAGCTTTTGAAATACTATTTCTTTGGCTGCTACTTGCAGGCTTAcccacttatatatatattttgaaagtcacatttaaaaaaattcttcctgcTTTATTTCCCCAGAGGTGAAAACATAGGTTGCAAAGCTGCAGTTAATACTCCTAcgtattttttcattattatcctGTTCCTGATTACCCATCAAAACTGCCTAAATTTATAAACATCAGAATTGAGAAAAAGTGATCCACTCTTCTTTATAAAAGTCTGGAGAGCTACAGAATGTACTGAACTATGAAATGATTCAACTCTCCCCTGGTCTCTCCTAGGACTGTCAAGCCTCTGAAATCATAGAGCAGACTCCTTTATAACCATTTTGTTATGCTCTTGTAGTTATCCTGTGAGTGGAATCCCACCATGGTTAATTTTTtggcattttctttgtttcctgcATTTCAAAGAACTTGGATTCATTCCTCCAACAGCAAAATGCTGCAGTCATTTCATCAGAAGTTTTCAAAAAACCTGCAATTTACAGAATTTTATAATACAACTAGGGTTTTCACATTTTATAAGGTTGA from the Lagenorhynchus albirostris chromosome 4, mLagAlb1.1, whole genome shotgun sequence genome contains:
- the NUDT6 gene encoding nucleoside diphosphate-linked moiety X motif 6 isoform X3, producing MRAVFDENTRKILVVQDRNKLKNMWKFPGGLSEPGEDIGHTAVREVFEETGIKSEFRSLLSIRQQHTHPGAFGKSDMYIICRLKPYSFTINFCQHECLRCEWMDLSDLVKTENTTPITSRVARLLLYGYREGFDKIDLTMEELPAVYTGLFYKIYHKELPDSYKTMTGMD
- the NUDT6 gene encoding nucleoside diphosphate-linked moiety X motif 6 isoform X2, which translates into the protein MWKFPGGLSEPGEDIGHTAVREVFEETGIKSEFRSLLSIRQQHTHPGAFGKSDMYIICRLKPYSFTINFCQHECLRCEWMDLSDLVKTENTTPITSRVARLLLYGYREGFDKIDLTMEELPAVYTGLFYKIYHKELPDSYKTMTGMD